The genomic stretch CATTGCCCCCGTAAATCTCCCGGACCACGTGCTCCCTGCTCACGAGGTAGTTCATCGCGAACCTAACCTCCCTGATGGCAAAGGGGTTGAGGTAGGTCTCGTCCCCCCGGGTGACGATTGGGGCCTCCTTATCCGGGTCGTGGTAGGTGTTGAAGGTCAGGTCCACGTACGAGACGACGGTCTTGTAAAGCTCAAGGTTTTCGAGGAGATCCTTACTCAGACCGCGGTAATCCCCGGCAGGGAGGGAGAAGAGTCCGACGTCGTATTCACCGCTGGCCACCCGTTGAAGGGCAGTCTCGCGGGTCTGAATCCCCTGGAATTTGATTACCTCCACGGGGACCCACTCCCCGGCCTCCGCTAACGGTGCCAGGAGAACGAGCAGGAGGAGATAAAGGACGATTATCGGCCTCATACACCATCACCAGGATGGTACTCGGTTAGGTAAATCCGGCAGAATAACATATCCTCTGGAACTATATAAACTTTACCACTGCAAGGAAAAAAGAAGGAGACTCACTCAATCTTCGCACCGCAGACGGGGCAGAACTTCGCCCCTTCCGGAACTATGTGGCCGTTGGGACAGCGGTGTATCTGGTGTCCGCAGTATGGGCAGAAGCGCGCCCCTGGCGGGATGGGCTTGCCGCAGTAGGGGCAGATTTCCTGCCCTGCTGCTTGAGCCGGTGCTCCCGGCTGGGCCGGTTGCTGGTATCCCGCCGGCGGAACGCCTCCACCGGCGTAGGGCTGCGCCGGCTGAGCAGGTTGGGCGGGTTGCTGGAGGAGCTGGGGCATTATAACCATGCCTGTGCCCATAGCGGCCCCTTCACTTTTTCCAAGCTCAGCGGCAACCTGCTTTGCCGTGTCCATCTGCATGACGGCCTGAGCGTTGCCTGTCTGCATTATCCAGAAGAGCCTCTGGCGCCACTCGTCTGTGGTGTTGACGCCCTCAATCTTGACATCGACCAGCTCAAGGCCGAGCCTGCGGAAATCCTCGATGAGCTTGACCTTGACCTGTGTGCTGACCATGTCGAGGTTCTGGAAGAGGTCAACTATCGAGTAAGCGCTGAGGTGCTTCATCATGCCCTCGTTGAAGTATGCCCTGATGAACTTGGTGACGTCGCTCGCCTCGTAGAGGCTCTGGCCGCCAACGACCTCGGTGATGAAGAGAACCGGGTCTGCCACCTTAAACCAGTAGACGCCGTAGTACTTGACCGGCGCCAATTCTCTCGTCTGCGTCTCCCCACCGTAGCGCCCCTGGAACTGCTTCATGCTGACGAAAATTACGGTTGCCTTGAAGGGGCTGTTTGAACCGCCAACGAGCTTGTAGAGGAGAGGTAAATTCTGAGTCGTCAGCGTGTGCCTTCCCGGGCCAAGAACGTCGTAGATTTTGCCATCGCGCATAAACACAGCGACTTCGTACTCATGGACTATCAGCTGGGCACCCCACTTTATGACCTCGTTGGGGTAGCGCCAGATTATCTCGTCTTCTCCGGGGTTCACCCATTCTATGACCTGA from Thermococcus sp. 21S7 encodes the following:
- a CDS encoding SPFH domain-containing protein, producing the protein MVQVIEWVNPGEDEIIWRYPNEVIKWGAQLIVHEYEVAVFMRDGKIYDVLGPGRHTLTTQNLPLLYKLVGGSNSPFKATVIFVSMKQFQGRYGGETQTRELAPVKYYGVYWFKVADPVLFITEVVGGQSLYEASDVTKFIRAYFNEGMMKHLSAYSIVDLFQNLDMVSTQVKVKLIEDFRRLGLELVDVKIEGVNTTDEWRQRLFWIMQTGNAQAVMQMDTAKQVAAELGKSEGAAMGTGMVIMPQLLQQPAQPAQPAQPYAGGGVPPAGYQQPAQPGAPAQAAGQEICPYCGKPIPPGARFCPYCGHQIHRCPNGHIVPEGAKFCPVCGAKIE